From the genome of Malus sylvestris chromosome 13, drMalSylv7.2, whole genome shotgun sequence:
TTGAACTAAGATGCATCAAGGATGAAAAAGGAAATATTTTAGCTACGGAGAgagcggttaaagacagatggagagatTCTTCTCAATGAAGAACAcaaaaggagtacttctttaggcgAGTTGCGTAACTCGGAAGAGTGTAGAGATTACTCATGCCGCCGAATTAGGAACGAgtaagtggttgtagctttaaAAAAGATGaaacatagaaaagcagtaggtcTCGACTGATCAAAGTGTGGAAGGTCTGGGGAGACACGGGTATAGCATGGTTCACAAAccttttcaataagattttgaaaacgaagatgCTAAATGAGTGGCGAAAAAGCTTTGTTACCTATCTACGAAAATAGGTgacatacaaaattgcatgaattataggagtattaagttaatgagtcatatAATATAGCTTTGGAAGAGAGTTATTAAGTATAGACTGAGGCAACAGACATGGGCCTTAGACAACCAATTTGGGTACATGCCAGGGTGCTCAactatggaggcaatctatctcttacggaGATCGTGTTAGGATTTGGttcattttttgttaaagtccTATTTTATTTAGGATTGTATTAAGAAAGCTAAAGGTGCACATATTTTTGTCCTAGTCCTAAGTTCAAGAAAGAGAAACAAGTGATGGAGAAGGTGCCCTAGCCCTAAAGCCCGCCTATTGTATGCAATCGTATGCACACGGCTGACGGCCTAGCATAGCTCAATCAATCAACGTCGCTTCCAAGTACATGACAAATCCAGGAAAGCAACTTGGGATGCAGTCAAGTGGATTATGTTACTTGAAAGGTTCCTGGCGACAAGGGATTATgtttgagaagtaaaaagaaaatGCAGGGGTGTTAGGATATGTTGATGTTGACTATGCATAGGTGTTGGAATATGTTGATGTTGACTATGCAGGGGACTTTGACAAGAGAAGGTCAACTTCTGATTATGTCATTACATGCGACCAATCAGTTGGAGGGCACTACTACAACTAGTTACAACTTTGTCGACCACAAAAGCAAAGTACATAGCTCTGGCCAAAACGAAGCAATTTGGTGTAGTGGCTTGGTAAGTCAAATGTGAATCACTTAGGATTATGTGAAGCTGAAATGTGACAGTCAATGTGTCATTCACTTGACAAAGAATAGCTTTTCCATGGAAGATCAAAGCACTTTGGACTAAGGTATCACAAAATCCGGGATTGGGTGGAGTCCAAGGAGATTTGGGTTGAAAAGGTTCACAAGGATGACAGTCATGCAGATTACCTAGCATTGCTTGAAATTGATCAATCTCATTGATTGATTAACGTTCAACCTCCTCACTTGAGGTGCAATGAGGCAAGAAGAAGTTTGCCCTCCTCACTTGAGGTGCAATGAGGCGAGAAGAAGTTTGCCAAGGTAAAGATACTGTAAGTTTTATGGAGCTGCTTCAAGAAGGTTTGAATATACTTTGGGTTGCAACTGTCATGACTTGGTTTGACtcaccaaggtggagattgttaggATTTGGTTTGTCTTTTGTTAAAGTCTTATTTTGTTTAGGCTTGTATTAGGAAAGCTAAAGGTGCATAGATTATTGTCCTACAAGGATTATGAAAGAATGTACAATTAGACTAGGGACATTTGAAACGAAGACCTACAGATGCTCCGGTTAGAAAATGTGATTATGAGACATAGGAAAGAGGGTAGAGAAAGACCTAGGGAGTTGGACTGAGACTTTAAGAAAGACATGGAGTATTCGGAGCGAATGGAAGATTAGGGCAAAACCGAGCACAGTGGCATTCTAGGGCTGTTCTGGTTCCAATCATCCAACAGAAATTTGTGTTTCAGGCTATATTAGATGATGGAAACTTTATGCCTCATGTGAATTCAATGCTGTGCATGCcactttattatttttttaatagttattTTTGGGCGATTAAATTTGCTATGCTTTTCGGTGTATAACTTCCATATTTGGTCCTGCTTTCGGTTTGCAGGCAAATGAAGCTTTGGACAGCCTTGAAGTTCCTGTTGGGTAAGTTTTCTGTTAATTGCATAAACTGTGTTTGCCACACTTTTACGAGTCTTTATACTCCTGAGCTTTATACTCACCCGTTTTGGCCATTTGATCACATAACTGCTGGAAATAGGTTAATATACCTTGTTATATATGTGTAGCTTGAAAATTATTCTCTTCTGAATTTTGAAAGTAGCCCTGTTGCTCATTTAGGGCAAGACTGTAGGGGTAACACAACTTTTCACTTTATTAAGCTTCCCAAGccgaattaaaaaatttaaagtatCATATACCCATCTTATCTTTTTATTCTTCTGATCACCTTCTTGAAGTTTGATGTGACATGAGCTCAATTGCTTCTTGTGTTAAAAATCAAGGGTTTACTTTATATTAATGCACTTTTCTAATCTATAAATTTGATTGAATAGCTGTGTGATTGTTGAAGATGGGAAGGTCATAGCCTCGGGAAGAAATCGAACTAATGAGACACGAAATGTAAGTTTACCATTGGTTCTGATGTTGAAGAAATAATTGTTCCTGTTTATCTGGATATTTGTTTCTGAGCCTTCTTTTCATTTGGCGAAAATCCCAATACCTTGTCATGTCTCTGGTTTatccataaaaataattttaacatCTCAATTTCTTATTCTCTTAAGTTTTGTTTGGGGGAGGGACTTCAAAATTCCAAGGCATATAggcaaaataaagaagaaatgaaTCACAAAAAGTTAGATAGGAGGAACTAGAAAATGCACCACATGTGCATAACAAAGGCACATAAGAGGAATTTGTAAAATGACTCCTTTAAAGTAGTCATTTGCAAATCCCTCTCGCATGCCTTTTCCTTTTGTAATGCTCATGTGGTGCTTTGTAATCCTCCCATTAAACTTTTTGtgattcatttcttcatcacTATGTCTAAATCCGTTGAATTTAAAAGTTCCTCACCCAACTGTACCCTTAAAGACAGTTTTCCTTGGAACCACAAGGAAATAGTGGGACCCAGTTAATGCATTAACTCGAATATCTTGAGGATTGTTCATTGTTTGTGTATATATGTTCATTGTTTGTGTACATAGCTTGCATCTTTAATGCCTTACCGATTTCAATGAGGGTGGGTGGGTGTTCAGTTTGATCTTGGTACTTTactgttcttttatttttcctgCCTTCTACTTTGACTCAAAAGTACAGTTCTATGGTTAAATTCTTGGATCAAATGTTTCAAAATAATAGATGAAATTCTTGGATCAAATGTTTCAAAATATACTGACTGTTTATTGCATTCTTTGGAGTCTTTCTTACAATTATAGCATTATAATAATTCATAATATATCTGTTTGGCACTTGCTTGCTTTCTTTAATGTTCACGAGAACTCTGTTTAatgttctcaaaaaaaaaaaaaaaaaaaaaaaaaaaaaaaaaaaaaaatgtaagccTTTTGAACTGGGAACTTATGAGTTTCTAATCTAACGTGCTTGCCATAAAAATGCAGGCTACAAGGCATGCAGAGATGGAAGCCATTGATACTCTTCTTGAGCAGTGGAGAGAACAGAGGCTTTCAAAGTCACAAGTTGCCGAAAAGTTTTCAAAATGTAGACTCTATGTTACATGTGAGCCATGCATAATGTGTGCAGCGGCTTTATCATTTATTGGTATGCCCCTTTTCttatgggaattgttattagcactccaaaattctcattctacactccaaactttctatatttagaaagaaaaatagacttgtgaggagtgtagaatgatatttgtggagtgccaataacacttccctttcTTATAATCTGCAAATAAATGTTGAGATTTCTTTATCTTCCTTTTGTCACTTGGATTAATGTAGAGGTGACTCTTCCTCCCATGTTTAGGAATAAGGGAAGTATTTTATGGTTGTGCCAATGACAAATTTGGTGGGTGTGGATCAATATTGTCATTGCACTCAAGTAGCTTTGAGCCACAAACGAGGTTCATTTCTGAACC
Proteins encoded in this window:
- the LOC126596037 gene encoding tRNA-specific adenosine deaminase TAD2-like isoform X3; its protein translation is MASLGEEYPDDTLKFMRLAIEQANEALDSLEVPVGCVIVEDGKVIASGRNRTNETRNATRHAEMEAIDTLLEQWREQRLSKSQVAEKFSKCRLYVTCEPCIMCAAALSFIGIREVFYGCANDKFGGCGSILSLHSSSFEPQTSGGAPKGKGFKCTGGIMATEAVSLFRSFYEQGNPNAPKPHRPLAQQATQ
- the LOC126596037 gene encoding tRNA-specific adenosine deaminase TAD2-like isoform X2, translated to MRRDRSVLIGKKETPQPVALRLLGAIPGANEALDSLEVPVGCVIVEDGKVIASGRNRTNETRNATRHAEMEAIDTLLEQWREQRLSKSQVAEKFSKCRLYVTCEPCIMCAAALSFIGIREVFYGCANDKFGGCGSILSLHSSSFEPQTSGGAPKGKGFKCTGGIMATEAVSLFRSFYEQGNPNAPKPHRPLAQQATQ
- the LOC126596037 gene encoding tRNA-specific adenosine deaminase TAD2-like isoform X1 — protein: MRRDRSVLIGKKETPQPVALRLLGAIPGMASLGEEYPDDTLKFMRLAIEQANEALDSLEVPVGCVIVEDGKVIASGRNRTNETRNATRHAEMEAIDTLLEQWREQRLSKSQVAEKFSKCRLYVTCEPCIMCAAALSFIGIREVFYGCANDKFGGCGSILSLHSSSFEPQTSGGAPKGKGFKCTGGIMATEAVSLFRSFYEQGNPNAPKPHRPLAQQATQ